The following are encoded together in the Bos mutus isolate GX-2022 chromosome 3, NWIPB_WYAK_1.1, whole genome shotgun sequence genome:
- the SLAMF9 gene encoding SLAM family member 9 isoform X2, protein MPFDEEVENIIWSSHKRLATVVPEKEGHPATIMVTDPRYDGRVSFLEPTYSLHIQNLSWEDSGSYQAQVNLRTSQVSTMQQYNLRVYQRLSQPHMTVKFEIPGEEGACNISLICSVENAGLDVTYTWISWEDGADTAHEGAILRAFWRPGDKAVSYTCRASNPVSNITSRPIQAGSFCADPGYPLEKASTSFCLLAKGLLILLLFGTLAVGFWFIRVQTRGKVLRMKKLKRDRMRLRRKGRPGPSLS, encoded by the exons ATGCCATTTGATGAGGAGGTTGAGAACATCATCTGGTCCTCCCACAAAAGGCTTGccactgtggtgccagagaaagAGGGACATCCGGCTACCATCATGGTGACCGACCCTCGCTATGACGGCCGAGTAAGCTTCCTGGAGCCCACCTACTCCCTCCACATCCAAAATCTGAGCTGGGAGGACTCAGGATCTTACCAAGCTCAAGTCAACCTGAGAACGTCCCAGGTCTCCACCATGCAGCAGTACAATCTGCGCGTCTATC AACGCCTGTCACAGCCTCACATGACAGTGAAGTTTGAGATCCCTGGGGAAGAAGGTGCCTGTAATATATCCCTGATATGCTCTGTAGAGAATGCGGGCCTGGACGTGACCTACACCTGGATATCCTGGGAAGATGGCGCTGACACAGCCCATGAAGGCGCCATCCTCAGAGCATTCTGGAGGCCTGGGGACAAGGCTGTCTCTTACACCTGCAGGGCCAGCAACCCTGTCAGCAACATTACTTCCCGTCCCATCCAAGCTGGGTCCTTCTGTGCAG ATCCTGGCTACCCTTTGGAGAAGGCCTCCACTTCCTTCTGTCTTTTGGCCAAGGGACTGCTCatcctcttgctttttggaactcTGGCCGTGGGCTTCTGGTTCATCCGAGTCCAGACAAGAGGCAAAGTGCTGAGAATGAAGAAACTCAAGAGAGACAGAATGAGACTGAGAAGGAAGGGGCGGCCTGGCCCCAGCCTGAGCTGA
- the SLAMF9 gene encoding SLAM family member 9 isoform X1 — protein sequence MGALLWLLLLVLSQEAEGYSGDGVDPEEVVGILHESISLPLEMPFDEEVENIIWSSHKRLATVVPEKEGHPATIMVTDPRYDGRVSFLEPTYSLHIQNLSWEDSGSYQAQVNLRTSQVSTMQQYNLRVYQRLSQPHMTVKFEIPGEEGACNISLICSVENAGLDVTYTWISWEDGADTAHEGAILRAFWRPGDKAVSYTCRASNPVSNITSRPIQAGSFCADPGYPLEKASTSFCLLAKGLLILLLFGTLAVGFWFIRVQTRGKVLRMKKLKRDRMRLRRKGRPGPSLS from the exons ATGGGAGCACTTCTGTGGCTGCTCCTCCTCGTGCTGTCCCAGGAAG CTGAAGGGTACTCTGGAGATGGTGTGGATCCTGAGGAAGTGGTTGGGATCCTTCACGAGTCCATCAGCCTGCCCCTGGAAATGCCATTTGATGAGGAGGTTGAGAACATCATCTGGTCCTCCCACAAAAGGCTTGccactgtggtgccagagaaagAGGGACATCCGGCTACCATCATGGTGACCGACCCTCGCTATGACGGCCGAGTAAGCTTCCTGGAGCCCACCTACTCCCTCCACATCCAAAATCTGAGCTGGGAGGACTCAGGATCTTACCAAGCTCAAGTCAACCTGAGAACGTCCCAGGTCTCCACCATGCAGCAGTACAATCTGCGCGTCTATC AACGCCTGTCACAGCCTCACATGACAGTGAAGTTTGAGATCCCTGGGGAAGAAGGTGCCTGTAATATATCCCTGATATGCTCTGTAGAGAATGCGGGCCTGGACGTGACCTACACCTGGATATCCTGGGAAGATGGCGCTGACACAGCCCATGAAGGCGCCATCCTCAGAGCATTCTGGAGGCCTGGGGACAAGGCTGTCTCTTACACCTGCAGGGCCAGCAACCCTGTCAGCAACATTACTTCCCGTCCCATCCAAGCTGGGTCCTTCTGTGCAG ATCCTGGCTACCCTTTGGAGAAGGCCTCCACTTCCTTCTGTCTTTTGGCCAAGGGACTGCTCatcctcttgctttttggaactcTGGCCGTGGGCTTCTGGTTCATCCGAGTCCAGACAAGAGGCAAAGTGCTGAGAATGAAGAAACTCAAGAGAGACAGAATGAGACTGAGAAGGAAGGGGCGGCCTGGCCCCAGCCTGAGCTGA